DNA from Chloroherpetonaceae bacterium:
AAACTACTTTGATTATCGCTACTCATTCTAAAGAGGTGGCCAATGCTGCGAATCGGGTGATCTCAATTAAAGACGGTGTGACCTACGATGGTGATGAAATTGTGAAAGGCTAAATGAAGGAGATTCGCTCAACTCAATGTTTTGCAAGTAAAATTTTTCTTCTAAATTCAAGCGTCATTTCTCAACATACTTTTCGATAAATCTTACACTGTGATAATTCCTCACAAAGAAACTTTAACCTTTGATCTCTTGGTGCTGTCACAAGTTCCGGGAATTGGTCTGGTTCGCCTCAAAAATCTCATCAATCGATTCCAAACTCTCGAAAACATTAAACGAGCCGGGGCAGGCGAACTTTCTCGAACGCCACTTATCGGCGAGCAACTTTCCGATACCATCTCAGCTTTTTTTCATAATCAAGAAGTTTTTCAAAAAGCATCCCATAATGCTGAAAAACAGGTATTGATGCTTGAAAAGTCTGACATTCGTTTTGTTACATTTTGGGATGAAACCTACCCAAGTTTGCTCAAAGAAATTGGTGATGCGCCGGCCTATTTTTTTATTCGCGGTGAGTTTAAGCCGGAAGATTCAAAATCTGTCGCAATTGTTGGGACTCGATCACCTTCAGAATATGGAAAGAATGCAACCAAGAAGATTGCCACCGAACTTGCAGAAGCCGGAGTGACCATCATCAGCGGCTTGGCTATCGGAGTTGATACCGAAGCCCACCGCGCAGCCCTTGATGCAGGCGGAAGAACGCTCGCGGTACTTGGAAATGGAATCGACGATATTTATACCGATCGATCCAGAAAACTTTTTCCAAGAATTTTGGAAAATGGTGCCATCATTACAGAAGAGTGGATTGGAACGCCGCCTGTTGCGGAAAACTTCCCAAAGCGAAATCGTATTATCTCAGGGCTTTCACTTGGTGTAGTGATTGTAGAATCGGATGTCACCGGCGGTTCACTTATCACAGCAAAGTACGCCTTGGAACAAAATCGAGATGTCTTTGCCATTCCGGGGAGCATTTTTTCGAGGAAGTCGAATGGGACAAACGCGCTAATTCGTGACGGTGCAGAGCTTGTTTCATCCGGAAAAGAAATATTAGAATCACTAAATCTCTTATCCAAAAATAAAAATTCTGAGAGAGGTAATGCGCTTCTCCCCCTCGTTTTGCCTGAAATGACAGAGCAAGAGATTCATGTTTTTCGCCATCTTTCCGAATCCCCATTGCATATTGATCTCATTGCAGAGCGGACAGGGCTAGATATCAGCGAAGTTCTTGTCGCGCTATTCGAATTAGAATTCAAAGATTGTGCAGTCCAAGAAGCAGGCCGGTTTTTTAAGAAGTCGGCGAAGTACGCATAAACTCCGAGCATCAAAATCAAAAACGGGCACAATGCCCGTTCTTGATTTTCAGTAATCTGGGTTAAGTCTTTAATCTAATCGAATGCAATTGATTTAAGCTTTTGCCGGGCGTGCTTCGCGCTCTTTAACACGGGTTGCTGCTTTTCCGGTCAGTCCGCGCAAATAAAAGAGTTTCGCACGGCGAGCTTTACCGAGACGGGTAACATCAATTTTTGCAATACTTGGAGAATGAAGTGGGAAAATACGCTCAACCCCAACGCCGTGCGCAATTTTACGAACGGTCATCGTGGCGGATAGGCCACTGCCACGGCGGCTGATGACAATTCCTTGAAACAACTGAATTCGCTCTTTATCACCTTCAATAACGCGTACATGAACTGTAATTGTATCTCCGTGGCGAAACTCAGGAATATCGCTCTTCGCGTAGCCGGCTTCAACTAATTTAATTTTATCCATTGTTCGAATAGTATAGTTTTA
Protein-coding regions in this window:
- the dprA gene encoding DNA-processing protein DprA is translated as MIIPHKETLTFDLLVLSQVPGIGLVRLKNLINRFQTLENIKRAGAGELSRTPLIGEQLSDTISAFFHNQEVFQKASHNAEKQVLMLEKSDIRFVTFWDETYPSLLKEIGDAPAYFFIRGEFKPEDSKSVAIVGTRSPSEYGKNATKKIATELAEAGVTIISGLAIGVDTEAHRAALDAGGRTLAVLGNGIDDIYTDRSRKLFPRILENGAIITEEWIGTPPVAENFPKRNRIISGLSLGVVIVESDVTGGSLITAKYALEQNRDVFAIPGSIFSRKSNGTNALIRDGAELVSSGKEILESLNLLSKNKNSERGNALLPLVLPEMTEQEIHVFRHLSESPLHIDLIAERTGLDISEVLVALFELEFKDCAVQEAGRFFKKSAKYA
- the rplS gene encoding 50S ribosomal protein L19 — its product is MDKIKLVEAGYAKSDIPEFRHGDTITVHVRVIEGDKERIQLFQGIVISRRGSGLSATMTVRKIAHGVGVERIFPLHSPSIAKIDVTRLGKARRAKLFYLRGLTGKAATRVKEREARPAKA